One segment of Bacteroidota bacterium DNA contains the following:
- a CDS encoding aminotransferase class V-fold PLP-dependent enzyme, with amino-acid sequence MNSEDIIIKLNALNELSQKLDIAEPERLEMITSVTEYANQFIEGLENVKGYNEKEPTSLAITNQKRPISELLKLYQKEVAETGINAASGKHLGYIPGGGVFTAALADFIAAVTNPFASVHYASPGAATIELEVINWLKKIFLFPDNATGCLSSGGSISTLIAFTAARDKHKVKNEFIKKNVVYLSEQVHHSTQKALRIIGLEDVIIRYVALNENHKIKTESLEALILKDISSGLQPFLIVASAGTTDTGAVDPLNAIATIAEKHHMWFHVDAAYGGFFIMTSKKELFKGIEKADSIIIDPHKGLFLPYGVGAVLVKDSAAVLHSNYYTANYMQDGDSEELLKSSANLSPELTKHFRGLRVWLPLQIHGIEPFIACLEEKILLVHYFRNKISELGFCLGPEPDLSVSYFWFPFELDSDKKNRMLMDEIHVDGSVFLSSSIINNRFVIRIAILAFRTKKEIIDEAIAMIKSCLRKVHEADLKRIK; translated from the coding sequence ATGAATTCAGAAGATATAATTATTAAACTCAATGCATTAAACGAGTTAAGTCAGAAACTTGATATTGCAGAACCAGAGCGTTTGGAAATGATTACAAGCGTGACAGAATATGCAAATCAATTTATAGAAGGACTTGAAAATGTAAAAGGATATAATGAGAAAGAACCCACTTCTTTAGCAATCACAAATCAAAAAAGACCAATCTCTGAACTTCTAAAACTATATCAAAAAGAAGTAGCTGAAACAGGTATCAATGCAGCATCAGGAAAGCACTTAGGATATATACCAGGTGGTGGAGTATTTACTGCCGCTCTTGCAGATTTTATTGCAGCAGTTACTAATCCGTTTGCCAGTGTGCATTATGCTTCACCAGGTGCAGCCACTATTGAACTTGAAGTAATTAATTGGTTAAAAAAAATATTTTTATTTCCGGATAATGCCACAGGATGTTTATCATCCGGCGGTTCAATATCTACACTAATTGCTTTTACAGCAGCAAGAGATAAACATAAAGTAAAAAATGAATTCATAAAAAAAAATGTAGTTTATTTAAGCGAACAAGTGCATCATTCCACTCAAAAAGCATTGCGAATTATTGGTTTGGAAGATGTGATTATCCGCTATGTGGCTTTAAATGAAAATCATAAAATAAAAACAGAATCATTAGAAGCACTTATACTAAAAGATATTTCATCCGGACTTCAACCTTTTTTAATTGTAGCGTCAGCGGGAACTACGGATACAGGTGCAGTAGATCCATTAAATGCAATAGCAACGATTGCAGAAAAACATCACATGTGGTTTCATGTGGATGCAGCTTATGGTGGCTTTTTTATTATGACATCAAAGAAGGAATTATTCAAAGGAATTGAAAAAGCGGATTCAATAATTATTGATCCGCATAAAGGATTATTTCTACCTTATGGTGTTGGTGCTGTTTTAGTAAAAGATAGTGCTGCCGTTTTACATTCAAATTATTACACAGCGAATTATATGCAAGACGGAGATAGTGAAGAATTACTGAAAAGCTCTGCAAATCTTTCACCTGAGTTAACAAAACATTTCAGAGGGCTTCGTGTATGGTTGCCTTTACAAATTCATGGAATAGAACCTTTCATTGCATGTCTTGAAGAAAAAATATTATTAGTACATTATTTTAGAAATAAAATTTCTGAACTTGGTTTTTGTCTCGGACCGGAACCGGATTTATCTGTTAGTTATTTTTGGTTTCCATTTGAATTAGATTCAGATAAAAAAAACAGAATGCTTATGGATGAAATTCATGTAGATGGTTCTGTGTTTTTAAGCTCATCAATAATCAATAATCGCTTTGTAATACGCATTGCTATATTAGCCTTTAGAACAAAAAAGGAAATTATAGATGAAGCCATTGCAATGATAAAGTCTTGTTTGAGAAAAGTGCATGAAGCAGACTTGAAAAGAATTAAATGA